A window from Gopherus flavomarginatus isolate rGopFla2 chromosome 4, rGopFla2.mat.asm, whole genome shotgun sequence encodes these proteins:
- the PROX1 gene encoding prospero homeobox protein 1 isoform X1: MPDHDSTALLSRQTKRRRVDIGVKRTVGTASAFFAKARATFFSAMNPQGSEQDVEYSVVQHADGEKSNVLRKLLKRANSYEDAMMPFPGATIISQLLKNNMNKNGGTEPSFQASGLSSTGSEVHQEDVCSNSSRDSPQECLSPFGRPAMSQFDMDRLCDEHLRAKRARVENIIRGMSHSPSVALRGNENEREMAPQSVSPRESYRENKRKQKLPQQQQQSFQQLVSARKEQKREERRQLKQQLEDMQKQLRQLQEKFYQIYDSTDSENDEDGNLSEDSMRSEIMDARARDSVGRSDNEMCELDPGQFIDRARALIREQEIAENKPKREGPKEKEHRPNSFHPEGKHLAETLKQELNTAMSQVVDTVVKVFSSKPSRQLPQVFPPLQIPQARFAVNGENHNFHTTNQRLQCFGDVIIPNPLDTFSNVQMPNSTDQTEALPLVVRKNSSDQSASAPPPGGHHASLHQSPLSTTTGFTTSSFRHPFPLPLMAYPFQNPLGAPSASFPGKDRASPESLDLTRETTSLRTKMSSHHMNHHPCSPAHPPSTAEGLSLSLIKSECGDLQDMSEISPYSGSAISFSKKNIIGCNTRPNLSGSREIPGSGSDHVTRVFQCHYRRQRC; the protein is encoded by the coding sequence ATGCCTGACCATGACAGCACAGCCCTCTTAAGCAGGCAAACCAAGAGAAGAAGAGTTGATATTGGAGTGAAAAGGACGGTAGGGACAGCATCTGCATTTTTTGCAAAGGCAAGAGCAACATTTTTTAGTGCCATGAATCCCCAAGGTTCAGAGCAGGATGTTGAGTATTCAGTGGTGCAGCATGCAGATGGGGAAAAGTCAAATGTACTCCGCAAGCTGCTGAAGAGGGCGAACTCATATGAAGATGCCATGATGCCTTTTCCAGGAGCAACCATAATTTCCCAGCTGTTGAAAAATAACATGAACAAAAATGGTGGCACAGAGCCCAGTTTCCAAGCCAGCGGTCTCTCTAGTACAGGCTCAGAAGTACATCAGGAGGATGTATGCAGCAACTCTTCAAGAGACAGCCCCCAAGAGTGTCTTTCCCCTTTTGGCAGGCCTGCTATGAGCCAGTTTGATATGGATCGGTTATGTGATGAGCACCTGAGAGCTAAGCGCGCCCGGGTTGAGAATATAATTCGGGGTATGAGCCATTCCCCAAGTGTGGCATTAAGGGGCAATGAAAATGAAAGAGAGATGGCTCCACAATCTGTAAGTCCCCGAGAAAGCTACAGAGAAAACAAACGCAAGCAAAAGCTGCCTCAACAGCAGCAACAGAGTTTCCAGCAGCTGGTTTCAGCTCGAAAAGAACAGAAGCGAGAGGAGCGCAGACAGCTGAAACAGCAGCTGGAGGACATGCAGAAACAGCTGCGCCAGCTGCAGGAAAAGTTCTACCAAATCTATGACAGCACTGATTCCGAAAATGATGAAGATGGTAACCTGTCTGAAGACAGCATGCGTTCAGAAATCATGGATGCTAGAGCAAGGGATTCTGTTGGCAGGTCAGATAATGAAATGTGTGAGTTAGACCCAGGGCAGTTCATTGATCGTGCAAGAGCCCTAATCAGGGAACAAGAAATAGCTGAAAATAAGCCTAAAAGAGAAGGTCCTAAGGAAAAAGAACACAGGCCAAACTCTTTCCATCCAGAAGGCAAACATTTGGCTGAGACCTTGAAACAGGAACTGAACACTGCCATGTCACAAGTTGTGGACACAGTGGTTAAAGTTTTCTCATCCAAGCCCTCTCGCCAGCTTCCTCAGGTCTTTCCACCTCTTCAAATCCCTCAAGCAAGATTTGCAGTTAATGGGGAAAACCACAACTTCCATACCACAAACCAGCGCCTGCAGTGCTTCGGTGATGTCATCATTCCAAACCCACTAGATACATTCAGCAATGTGCAGATGCCTAATTCCACAGACCAAACAGAAGCACTGCCCCTCGTAGTTCGCAAAAACTCATCTGACCAATCTGCATCAGCCCCACCGCCTGGTGGCCATCACGCTTCTCTGCATCAATCTCCACTCTCAACTACCACGGGCTTCACCACATCTTCTTTCCGCCATCCCTTTCCGCTTCCTCTCATGGCATACCCATTTCAGAATCCCTTAGGTGCTCCATCTGCCTCCTTTCCAGGGAAAGATAGAGCCTCCCCAGAATCCTTAGACTTAACTAGGGAGACCACGAGTCTGAGGACCAAGATGTCGTCGCACCATATGAACCACCATCCTTGTTCACCAGCACACCCTCCTAGCACAGCTGAAggtctctctttgtctctcataAAGTCTGAGTGTGGTGACCTACAAGATATGTCTGAAATCTCACCTTACTCGGGAAGTGCAATATCCTTTTCTAAAAAGAATATAATCGGTTGCAATACCAGGCCCAATCTGT
- the PROX1 gene encoding prospero homeobox protein 1 isoform X2, which yields MPDHDSTALLSRQTKRRRVDIGVKRTVGTASAFFAKARATFFSAMNPQGSEQDVEYSVVQHADGEKSNVLRKLLKRANSYEDAMMPFPGATIISQLLKNNMNKNGGTEPSFQASGLSSTGSEVHQEDVCSNSSRDSPQECLSPFGRPAMSQFDMDRLCDEHLRAKRARVENIIRGMSHSPSVALRGNENEREMAPQSVSPRESYRENKRKQKLPQQQQQSFQQLVSARKEQKREERRQLKQQLEDMQKQLRQLQEKFYQIYDSTDSENDEDGNLSEDSMRSEIMDARARDSVGRSDNEMCELDPGQFIDRARALIREQEIAENKPKREGPKEKEHRPNSFHPEGKHLAETLKQELNTAMSQVVDTVVKVFSSKPSRQLPQVFPPLQIPQARFAVNGENHNFHTTNQRLQCFGDVIIPNPLDTFSNVQMPNSTDQTEALPLVVRKNSSDQSASAPPPGGHHASLHQSPLSTTTGFTTSSFRHPFPLPLMAYPFQNPLGAPSASFPGKDRASPESLDLTRETTSLRTKMSSHHMNHHPCSPAHPPSTAEGLSLSLIKSECGDLQDMSEISPYSGSAIYMQEGLSPNHLKKAKLMFFYTRYPSSNMLKTYFSDVKFNRCITSQLIKWFSNFREFYYIQMEKYARQAINDGVTSTEELSITRDCELYRALNMHYNKANDFEVPERFLEVAQITLREFFNAIIAGKDVDPSWKKAIYKVICKLDSEVPEIFKSPNCLQELLHE from the exons ATGCCTGACCATGACAGCACAGCCCTCTTAAGCAGGCAAACCAAGAGAAGAAGAGTTGATATTGGAGTGAAAAGGACGGTAGGGACAGCATCTGCATTTTTTGCAAAGGCAAGAGCAACATTTTTTAGTGCCATGAATCCCCAAGGTTCAGAGCAGGATGTTGAGTATTCAGTGGTGCAGCATGCAGATGGGGAAAAGTCAAATGTACTCCGCAAGCTGCTGAAGAGGGCGAACTCATATGAAGATGCCATGATGCCTTTTCCAGGAGCAACCATAATTTCCCAGCTGTTGAAAAATAACATGAACAAAAATGGTGGCACAGAGCCCAGTTTCCAAGCCAGCGGTCTCTCTAGTACAGGCTCAGAAGTACATCAGGAGGATGTATGCAGCAACTCTTCAAGAGACAGCCCCCAAGAGTGTCTTTCCCCTTTTGGCAGGCCTGCTATGAGCCAGTTTGATATGGATCGGTTATGTGATGAGCACCTGAGAGCTAAGCGCGCCCGGGTTGAGAATATAATTCGGGGTATGAGCCATTCCCCAAGTGTGGCATTAAGGGGCAATGAAAATGAAAGAGAGATGGCTCCACAATCTGTAAGTCCCCGAGAAAGCTACAGAGAAAACAAACGCAAGCAAAAGCTGCCTCAACAGCAGCAACAGAGTTTCCAGCAGCTGGTTTCAGCTCGAAAAGAACAGAAGCGAGAGGAGCGCAGACAGCTGAAACAGCAGCTGGAGGACATGCAGAAACAGCTGCGCCAGCTGCAGGAAAAGTTCTACCAAATCTATGACAGCACTGATTCCGAAAATGATGAAGATGGTAACCTGTCTGAAGACAGCATGCGTTCAGAAATCATGGATGCTAGAGCAAGGGATTCTGTTGGCAGGTCAGATAATGAAATGTGTGAGTTAGACCCAGGGCAGTTCATTGATCGTGCAAGAGCCCTAATCAGGGAACAAGAAATAGCTGAAAATAAGCCTAAAAGAGAAGGTCCTAAGGAAAAAGAACACAGGCCAAACTCTTTCCATCCAGAAGGCAAACATTTGGCTGAGACCTTGAAACAGGAACTGAACACTGCCATGTCACAAGTTGTGGACACAGTGGTTAAAGTTTTCTCATCCAAGCCCTCTCGCCAGCTTCCTCAGGTCTTTCCACCTCTTCAAATCCCTCAAGCAAGATTTGCAGTTAATGGGGAAAACCACAACTTCCATACCACAAACCAGCGCCTGCAGTGCTTCGGTGATGTCATCATTCCAAACCCACTAGATACATTCAGCAATGTGCAGATGCCTAATTCCACAGACCAAACAGAAGCACTGCCCCTCGTAGTTCGCAAAAACTCATCTGACCAATCTGCATCAGCCCCACCGCCTGGTGGCCATCACGCTTCTCTGCATCAATCTCCACTCTCAACTACCACGGGCTTCACCACATCTTCTTTCCGCCATCCCTTTCCGCTTCCTCTCATGGCATACCCATTTCAGAATCCCTTAGGTGCTCCATCTGCCTCCTTTCCAGGGAAAGATAGAGCCTCCCCAGAATCCTTAGACTTAACTAGGGAGACCACGAGTCTGAGGACCAAGATGTCGTCGCACCATATGAACCACCATCCTTGTTCACCAGCACACCCTCCTAGCACAGCTGAAggtctctctttgtctctcataAAGTCTGAGTGTGGTGACCTACAAGATATGTCTGAAATCTCACCTTACTCGGGAAGTGCAAT CTACATGCAGGAAGGTCTGTCACCCAATCACTTGAAAAAGGCCAAGCTCATGTTCTTTTACACCCGGTACCCAAGTTCCAATATGCTGAAAACCTACTTCTCAGATGTAAAG TTCAACAGATGCATTACCTCTCAGCTCATCAAGTGGTTTAGCAATTTCCGTGAGTTTTACTACATTCAGATGGAGAAGTATGCGCGTCAGGCCATCAACGATGGGGTCACAAGTACTGAAGAGCTGTCTATAACCAGAGACTGTGAGCTATACAGGGCTCTGAACATGCACTACAATAAAGCAAATGACTTTGAG